A DNA window from Vibrio cidicii contains the following coding sequences:
- the ccmB gene encoding heme exporter protein CcmB, whose amino-acid sequence MISAMTTIIRRELLIAFRRQADVLNPLWFFIIVITLFPLSIGPEPNLLARIAAGIVWVAALLSALLSLERLFRDDFQDGSLEQMMLMPIPLQLVVISKVISHWVLTGLPLILISPVLAIILSLDFNTWLAVVLTLLVGTPTLSFIGAIGVGLTVGLQKGGVLLSLLILPLYIPILIFATSAIDAAALGMGYSGQLAILGAMLVGATTLTPFAISAALRVSVN is encoded by the coding sequence ATGATTTCGGCCATGACGACCATTATCCGCCGTGAATTGCTGATAGCGTTTCGACGTCAAGCTGACGTATTAAATCCACTGTGGTTTTTCATCATCGTGATTACCTTATTTCCACTCAGCATTGGTCCAGAGCCCAATCTATTAGCACGAATCGCTGCAGGCATTGTGTGGGTTGCTGCGCTGCTTTCAGCTTTATTATCGCTTGAGCGGTTATTTCGTGACGATTTTCAAGATGGCTCGCTTGAGCAAATGATGCTGATGCCAATCCCATTACAACTTGTGGTGATCTCTAAGGTCATATCCCATTGGGTATTGACAGGCTTGCCGCTGATTTTGATTAGTCCAGTATTGGCGATTATTTTATCGCTCGACTTTAATACTTGGTTAGCGGTGGTGTTGACACTGCTTGTGGGCACACCGACGCTCAGTTTTATCGGTGCGATTGGTGTCGGGTTAACTGTCGGGTTACAAAAAGGTGGTGTGCTATTGAGCTTATTGATCCTACCTCTGTACATCCCTATTTTGATTTTTGCTACCTCGGCGATTGATGCCGCGGCATTAGGAATGGGTTACAGCGGCCAACTGGCCATTTTGGGTGCGATGCTCGTGGGAGCAACAACCTTAACTCCATTTGCAATAAGTGCGGCTCTGAGAGTCAGCGTTAACTAG
- the flhF gene encoding flagellar biosynthesis protein FlhF has translation MKIKRFFAKDMRTALLQVKEELGADAVIMSNKKVAGGVEIVAAIDGDSASSTFAATSSRRQTANALQEPGQFSSSSAGRQVSRAVEDDRVSLRSESSAKSDNGSMTKRFANMLKQYNQQSDEPQRRSENEDSLSALLQRQSKHRDDQNSSVRVRENSPLAKLIAEDRRIDKPQPRLDPTRYDRRQLPQESDDSANELENMREEMTSIRRLLEHQVSGLLWQEVERREPLRAMLIKRLERMGVSPELADQMACYIPEDTKPARAWKALLALVSDQITITKQDILKRGGVVALLGPTGVGKTTTIAKLAARAAMEYGANNVALVTTDTYRIGAHEQLSIYGRIMGCPVKVAKDSKELADVIYQLRNRKLVLVDTAGMGQRDVRLSEQLDTLMQESGEVIHSYLVLPATAQRRVLQETIEHFRRIPLSGCILTKLDESLSLGEFISVVIQNALPVAYIANGQRVPEDIVIAQPKYMIAKANELLEKSTENEPHYWNSDNEGF, from the coding sequence TTGAAAATAAAACGATTTTTTGCCAAAGACATGAGAACGGCGCTCCTTCAAGTGAAAGAAGAACTGGGAGCGGACGCGGTGATCATGTCCAATAAAAAAGTGGCTGGAGGAGTGGAGATCGTTGCTGCCATTGACGGGGACAGCGCATCTTCGACTTTTGCTGCTACATCAAGCCGCAGACAGACAGCAAACGCGCTACAAGAACCCGGGCAGTTTTCAAGTAGCTCCGCTGGGCGTCAGGTCTCTCGCGCGGTTGAAGATGATCGCGTCAGTTTGCGTAGTGAAAGCAGCGCAAAAAGCGACAACGGCTCAATGACCAAGCGCTTTGCCAATATGCTGAAACAGTACAACCAGCAGAGTGATGAACCACAACGCAGAAGCGAAAACGAAGATTCATTATCGGCCCTGCTGCAACGCCAATCCAAACACCGTGACGATCAAAATAGCTCTGTTCGGGTGCGTGAAAACTCACCGCTCGCTAAGCTGATCGCCGAAGACCGACGAATTGATAAGCCGCAACCCCGTCTTGATCCAACCCGTTATGATCGCCGTCAGCTTCCTCAGGAGAGCGATGATTCAGCCAACGAGTTGGAGAACATGCGTGAAGAGATGACCTCAATTCGTCGTCTGCTTGAACATCAAGTCTCTGGCCTTCTTTGGCAAGAAGTGGAGCGTCGAGAACCACTGCGCGCTATGCTGATCAAACGCCTTGAACGCATGGGAGTGTCACCAGAGCTGGCTGACCAAATGGCTTGCTACATTCCTGAAGACACCAAACCCGCACGGGCTTGGAAAGCACTACTGGCTCTCGTTTCAGATCAGATTACGATCACTAAGCAAGATATCTTGAAACGAGGTGGCGTTGTTGCCCTGCTTGGCCCTACAGGAGTAGGGAAAACCACCACGATCGCTAAACTCGCGGCTCGTGCGGCAATGGAATACGGGGCGAATAACGTTGCCCTGGTCACCACAGATACCTATCGAATCGGAGCACATGAGCAACTCTCCATTTACGGCAGAATTATGGGCTGCCCGGTAAAAGTTGCTAAAGATTCTAAAGAGTTAGCCGATGTAATCTACCAGCTGAGAAATAGAAAACTCGTTTTGGTTGATACTGCAGGCATGGGGCAGCGTGATGTTCGTTTGTCCGAACAGTTAGACACGTTAATGCAAGAAAGTGGCGAAGTTATCCATAGCTATCTTGTTCTTCCCGCAACGGCGCAACGCAGAGTCCTTCAGGAAACTATCGAACATTTCCGACGAATTCCTCTATCAGGCTGCATCCTGACTAAACTCGACGAATCGTTGAGCTTGGGGGAGTTTATCAGCGTTGTAATTCAAAACGCTTTACCTGTGGCTTATATCGCCAATGGACAAAGAGTTCCTGAAGACATCGTGATTGCACAACCGAAATACATGATCGCGAAAGCGAATGAACTGCTTGAGAAGTCGACAGAGAATGAACCTCACTACTGGAACAGTGACAACGAAGGATTCTAG
- a CDS encoding chemotaxis protein CheA — translation MSYDLDEDILQDFLIEAGEILELLSEQLVELENNPEDRDLLNAIFRGFHTVKGGAGFLSLAELVDTCHGAENVFDVLRNGQRSVTPSLMDTMLRALDTVNTQFKAVQDHEPLQAADPALLDELHRLCRPESEDEVAEETIDIAEAELEPEPIIEEPVPEETAPTAVSASSVDEITQDEFEKLLDELHGKGSAPGKPNDVAAPVVKPAAAAAPAVDNGDITDDEFEKLLDELHGAGKSPSSSDFTSVSPAAPATPPAKSVAAADSDLMTDEEFEKLLDELHGTGKGPSIEELEMATKPASANVKETPKPAEKPAVKPAPQASPAVAKAAPPAPPATQEAKAPAVAAAKKPQAEATVRVDTSTLDTIMNMVGELVLVRNRLLSLGLNSNDEEMAKAVANLDVVTADLQGAVMKTRMQPIKKVFGRFPRVVRDLARSLQKDIVLEMRGEETDLDKNLVEALADPLIHLVRNSVDHGIEMPEDRVKVGKTRTGKVILSASQEGDHIELAIVDDGGGMDPDKLRGIAVKRGMMDEDAAARLSNKECFNLIFAPGFSSKEKISDISGRGVGMDVVKTAINTLNGSIDIDSEMGKGTKITIKVPLTLAILPTLMVGVAGHPFALPLASVNEIFHLDLSRTNIVDGQLTIIVRDKSIPLFYLQNWLAPKAGKVQLRKGHGHVVIVQIGSQRVGFVVDTLIGQEEVVIKPLDNLLQGTPGMAGATITSDGHIALILDVPDLLKQYAAASRI, via the coding sequence ATGAGCTACGATTTAGACGAAGATATCCTACAAGACTTCTTAATTGAAGCCGGGGAAATTCTGGAACTGCTTTCTGAGCAGTTAGTAGAATTGGAAAATAATCCAGAAGACAGGGATCTTCTAAACGCTATTTTCCGTGGATTCCATACTGTTAAAGGTGGTGCTGGTTTTCTATCACTCGCTGAACTCGTTGATACCTGTCACGGTGCAGAGAACGTGTTTGATGTGTTGCGTAATGGGCAGCGTTCCGTTACGCCTTCACTGATGGATACCATGTTACGTGCTCTGGATACGGTGAATACCCAGTTTAAAGCAGTTCAGGATCATGAGCCTTTACAGGCCGCAGACCCGGCTTTGTTGGACGAACTTCATCGTCTTTGTCGACCAGAGTCTGAAGATGAAGTTGCTGAAGAAACAATAGACATCGCAGAAGCAGAGCTTGAACCGGAACCCATCATCGAAGAGCCTGTTCCAGAAGAAACGGCACCAACGGCGGTCAGTGCTTCTTCTGTCGATGAAATCACCCAAGATGAATTTGAAAAACTGCTTGATGAATTGCATGGTAAAGGCTCAGCTCCCGGCAAGCCTAACGACGTCGCTGCACCAGTAGTTAAACCAGCCGCAGCTGCAGCTCCAGCCGTTGACAATGGTGATATTACCGATGATGAGTTTGAAAAACTTTTAGACGAATTACATGGGGCTGGTAAGAGCCCTTCCTCATCAGACTTTACATCTGTGTCACCTGCAGCGCCGGCAACCCCACCAGCCAAGTCAGTTGCTGCTGCAGACAGTGATCTGATGACCGATGAAGAGTTTGAAAAACTGCTCGACGAGCTGCACGGTACTGGTAAAGGACCTTCGATTGAAGAACTGGAAATGGCAACTAAGCCTGCTTCAGCAAACGTTAAAGAAACGCCTAAACCTGCAGAGAAACCAGCTGTAAAACCAGCACCGCAAGCATCGCCTGCTGTCGCTAAAGCTGCGCCTCCTGCTCCACCAGCAACGCAAGAAGCAAAAGCACCCGCTGTCGCTGCGGCGAAAAAGCCACAAGCAGAGGCGACAGTTCGTGTTGATACCTCGACTCTCGATACCATTATGAACATGGTCGGTGAGCTAGTGTTGGTGCGTAACCGGTTACTCAGCCTTGGTTTGAATAGCAACGACGAAGAGATGGCCAAAGCGGTTGCTAACTTAGACGTTGTAACTGCCGATCTGCAAGGCGCTGTCATGAAAACGCGCATGCAGCCAATTAAGAAAGTATTTGGTCGCTTCCCTCGCGTGGTTCGAGATCTTGCGCGTAGTCTGCAAAAAGACATCGTGCTGGAAATGCGCGGCGAAGAAACAGATCTGGATAAAAACTTGGTTGAAGCCCTGGCTGATCCATTGATTCACTTAGTACGTAACTCTGTAGACCATGGCATCGAAATGCCTGAAGATCGAGTCAAAGTGGGGAAAACTCGTACGGGTAAAGTCATTCTCTCTGCATCCCAGGAAGGGGATCACATTGAACTAGCGATTGTCGATGACGGCGGAGGTATGGATCCCGATAAGCTGCGCGGTATTGCGGTCAAACGGGGTATGATGGACGAAGATGCTGCCGCTCGTTTGTCAAACAAAGAGTGTTTTAATCTCATTTTTGCGCCAGGTTTCTCTAGTAAAGAGAAGATATCAGACATCTCTGGGCGTGGTGTTGGGATGGATGTGGTTAAGACAGCAATCAACACGTTAAACGGCTCGATTGATATTGATTCTGAAATGGGCAAAGGGACCAAGATCACTATCAAAGTTCCTTTGACTCTGGCCATTCTTCCGACCTTAATGGTTGGAGTCGCGGGGCATCCATTTGCATTGCCGCTGGCTTCTGTAAACGAGATCTTCCATCTTGACCTCAGCCGAACAAATATTGTTGACGGGCAATTAACCATTATTGTGCGCGACAAGTCTATTCCGCTGTTCTACTTGCAAAACTGGCTTGCGCCTAAAGCGGGTAAAGTTCAACTGCGTAAAGGGCACGGTCACGTGGTTATCGTACAGATTGGTAGTCAGCGTGTCGGTTTTGTTGTCGATACCTTGATTGGCCAAGAAGAGGTTGTTATTAAACCACTGGATAACTTGCTGCAAGGTACGCCGGGAATGGCGGGTGCAACCATTACCAGTGATGGCCACATTGCTTTGATTCTGGATGTGCCGGATCTGCTCAAACAATATGCAGCCGCTTCGCGGATATAA
- a CDS encoding ParA family protein, which produces MIVWSVANQKGGVGKTTTTVTLAGLLSKKGHSVLLVDTDPHASLTTYLGFDPDGVSSSLFDLFQLREFSRESVKPLVMKTDIEGIDIIPAHMSLATLDRVMGNRSGMGLILKRALMALSKEYDYVLIDCPPILGVMMVNALAASDRILIPVQTEFLAMKGLERMIRTLTIMQKSRRDPFKVTIVPTMYDKRTKASLQTLTQLKKDYPDKVWTSAVPIDTKFRDASLKRLPASHFADGSRGVFAYKQLLIYLERLAIDE; this is translated from the coding sequence ATGATTGTCTGGAGTGTAGCGAACCAAAAAGGCGGCGTCGGAAAAACGACCACCACAGTGACTTTAGCTGGCTTGCTGAGTAAGAAAGGGCATAGCGTGTTGTTAGTTGACACTGACCCCCATGCTTCTTTGACTACTTATCTTGGGTTTGACCCCGACGGAGTGTCTAGTAGTCTTTTTGATTTATTCCAGCTTAGAGAGTTTAGTCGTGAGAGCGTAAAACCTCTGGTGATGAAAACCGATATCGAAGGCATCGACATAATTCCGGCGCACATGTCTTTGGCGACTCTAGATCGTGTTATGGGTAACCGCAGTGGGATGGGGTTGATTCTCAAGCGTGCTTTGATGGCGTTGTCGAAAGAGTACGACTACGTACTGATTGACTGCCCGCCGATTCTGGGTGTGATGATGGTCAATGCGTTGGCAGCGAGTGATCGTATTTTGATCCCCGTTCAGACGGAATTTCTTGCCATGAAGGGGTTAGAACGCATGATCCGAACGCTGACCATTATGCAAAAGTCTCGTCGTGATCCGTTTAAAGTGACGATAGTTCCGACCATGTATGACAAACGAACTAAGGCATCTTTGCAAACATTAACCCAGTTGAAAAAAGATTATCCTGATAAAGTTTGGACATCGGCGGTGCCAATTGACACTAAATTTAGAGATGCAAGTTTAAAACGCCTCCCAGCTTCGCACTTTGCGGATGGCAGCCGCGGTGTATTTGCTTACAAGCAGTTGCTGATTTACCTCGAGAGGTTGGCGATTGATGAGTAG
- the cheY gene encoding chemotaxis response regulator CheY: MKILIVDDFSTMRRIVKNLLRDLGFNNTQEADDGLTALPMLKKGDFDFVVTDWNMPGMQGIDLLKNIRADEELKHLPVLMITAEAKREQIIEAAQAGVNGYIVKPFTAATLKEKLDKIFERL; the protein is encoded by the coding sequence ATGAAGATCCTTATTGTTGATGATTTCTCAACAATGCGCCGTATTGTAAAGAACCTGCTTCGTGATCTGGGCTTTAACAACACCCAAGAGGCGGACGATGGTTTGACAGCGTTACCTATGCTGAAAAAAGGTGATTTCGATTTCGTCGTGACGGATTGGAACATGCCTGGCATGCAGGGTATCGATCTACTGAAAAATATTCGTGCCGATGAGGAGCTTAAACACTTGCCAGTGTTAATGATTACCGCAGAAGCGAAACGTGAGCAGATTATTGAAGCGGCTCAAGCTGGGGTAAATGGTTATATCGTTAAGCCGTTCACTGCTGCAACCCTGAAAGAGAAATTAGATAAAATTTTCGAACGTTTATAA
- a CDS encoding DUF2802 domain-containing protein, giving the protein MADAFFQSPAVWIGGAVLVVLLLLLVQWRTKNVLQKQQDQQRLQQRSVEKELQKANKQLLEVRSVVVGLGQRVTEQQDIIQHLNERIVELEQADTDGRLYTRASKMVQLGADINELIEECELPKAEAELMLSLQKKIAGKEKIPPLSGHPNEFEPPRAQRPKGRR; this is encoded by the coding sequence ATGGCAGACGCGTTTTTCCAAAGCCCCGCAGTGTGGATCGGTGGGGCTGTATTGGTGGTGTTGCTGCTGTTATTAGTGCAGTGGCGTACTAAGAATGTCTTGCAGAAGCAGCAAGATCAACAGCGTCTGCAACAGCGCAGCGTTGAAAAAGAGCTACAAAAGGCGAATAAACAGTTACTTGAAGTGCGTTCCGTTGTTGTCGGGCTGGGGCAGAGAGTGACTGAACAGCAAGATATTATTCAACATCTCAACGAGCGTATTGTGGAGTTAGAGCAGGCGGATACAGATGGCCGACTCTACACTAGAGCAAGTAAGATGGTTCAGCTCGGTGCGGATATTAACGAGCTGATTGAAGAGTGTGAGCTACCTAAGGCTGAAGCGGAGCTGATGCTGTCACTGCAAAAGAAAATTGCGGGTAAAGAGAAAATTCCGCCGTTGAGTGGTCATCCCAATGAATTTGAGCCTCCGCGTGCTCAACGTCCCAAAGGACGGCGATAA
- a CDS encoding RNA polymerase sigma factor FliA, translating to MNKALTYDQHANVNSQKLFIERYSVLVKRIAHHLLGRLPPSVQVEDLIQAGMIGLIEAQQNYDASKGASFETYAGIRIRGAMLDDIRRGDWVPRSVHKNNREISHAIAELEGILNRDPNDAEVAAHMGLTMEQYHAALTDINCSRLIGIEDLGVSDDVITSVEDSEDNTPFKGVADEYFRKALVESIKQLPEREALVLSLYYDEELNLKEIGEILSVSESRVSQILSQSMQRLRTKLSAWTQHD from the coding sequence GTGAATAAAGCGCTAACCTATGATCAACACGCCAATGTAAACAGCCAAAAGCTGTTTATCGAGAGGTATTCTGTGTTGGTCAAACGCATTGCGCATCATCTGTTGGGGCGGCTACCACCCAGTGTACAAGTGGAAGACCTCATCCAAGCGGGTATGATAGGGTTGATTGAAGCGCAGCAAAATTACGATGCTTCAAAAGGCGCTAGTTTTGAAACTTACGCAGGAATCCGTATTCGTGGTGCCATGCTGGATGATATCAGGCGTGGTGACTGGGTTCCGCGTTCGGTCCATAAAAACAACCGAGAAATTAGTCACGCGATTGCAGAATTGGAAGGCATTCTCAATCGTGATCCCAATGACGCTGAAGTGGCTGCTCACATGGGGTTAACCATGGAGCAATACCACGCTGCGTTGACTGATATAAATTGCTCTCGTCTGATTGGTATTGAGGATCTAGGCGTTTCAGATGACGTCATCACCTCAGTCGAAGATTCTGAAGATAACACCCCATTTAAAGGTGTTGCTGACGAATATTTCAGAAAAGCATTGGTTGAATCAATAAAACAGCTTCCAGAGCGTGAAGCTTTGGTACTTTCGCTCTATTATGATGAAGAGCTAAACTTAAAAGAAATTGGGGAAATTCTGAGTGTTAGCGAGTCACGTGTCAGTCAGATATTGAGCCAATCCATGCAACGTCTTCGTACTAAACTTAGTGCTTGGACACAACATGACTAA
- the fliP gene encoding flagellar type III secretion system pore protein FliP (The bacterial flagellar biogenesis protein FliP forms a type III secretion system (T3SS)-type pore required for flagellar assembly.), whose amino-acid sequence MNSKHFFPSLWLTLWLLMLSLLSPLALAQAEETLLPDNLAAGSSVTLSEMKNGSAQSRSMSVGQGGGIPAFTMTTNPDGSEDYSVTLQILALMTMLGFLPAMVILMTSFTRIVVVMSILRQAMGLQQTPSNQVIIGIALFLTFFIMSPVINEVNEQAVQPYLNEQLTARQAFDVAQGPIKAFMLKQTRVKDLETFVNMSGEQVANPEDVSMAVLIPAFITSELKTAFQIGFMLFLPFLIIDLVVASVLMAMGMMMLSPMIVSLPFKLMLFVLVDGWNLILTTLAGSFAL is encoded by the coding sequence ATGAACAGTAAACACTTTTTCCCTTCTTTGTGGCTGACCTTATGGCTGCTGATGTTGTCCCTGCTCTCTCCCCTTGCGCTGGCTCAGGCGGAAGAAACGTTGCTGCCGGATAATCTGGCGGCGGGCAGCAGTGTTACCCTCTCCGAGATGAAAAATGGCTCTGCGCAAAGTCGCAGTATGAGTGTAGGACAAGGTGGGGGCATTCCGGCGTTCACCATGACCACCAATCCAGATGGCAGTGAGGACTACTCGGTTACACTGCAAATTCTTGCGCTTATGACCATGCTGGGCTTCTTGCCTGCCATGGTGATATTGATGACCTCTTTTACCCGGATTGTGGTGGTGATGTCGATATTGCGCCAAGCGATGGGCTTACAACAGACGCCATCAAACCAAGTGATTATTGGTATCGCGCTGTTTTTGACTTTCTTTATCATGTCGCCGGTGATCAATGAAGTGAATGAACAGGCGGTGCAGCCCTACTTAAACGAGCAACTGACCGCAAGACAAGCGTTTGATGTCGCTCAGGGACCAATCAAAGCATTTATGCTCAAGCAAACCCGCGTCAAAGATCTGGAAACCTTCGTCAATATGTCGGGGGAGCAGGTGGCCAACCCAGAAGACGTATCGATGGCGGTCTTGATTCCCGCATTTATTACTTCGGAGCTGAAAACGGCATTCCAAATCGGATTTATGCTCTTCCTGCCCTTTTTGATCATCGACTTGGTGGTTGCATCGGTGCTGATGGCGATGGGTATGATGATGCTCTCGCCAATGATTGTTTCGCTGCCGTTTAAATTGATGCTGTTTGTGCTGGTTGACGGGTGGAATCTGATTCTGACGACGCTGGCTGGCAGTTTCGCCTTATAG
- the fliQ gene encoding flagellar biosynthesis protein FliQ, translating to MTPEIFVELFQDALWMVLIMVCAIIIPSLLVGLIVAIFQAATSINEQTLSFLPRLIITLLALMLFGHWMTQMMMEFFFSLIERLPQVLY from the coding sequence ATGACACCTGAAATATTTGTTGAGCTATTCCAGGATGCACTATGGATGGTATTGATCATGGTCTGTGCCATCATTATTCCCAGCTTATTGGTCGGTTTGATTGTGGCGATTTTTCAAGCGGCGACCTCGATCAACGAACAGACCTTGAGCTTTTTGCCGCGTCTGATCATCACGCTATTGGCTTTGATGCTGTTTGGTCACTGGATGACACAGATGATGATGGAGTTCTTTTTCTCGCTGATTGAACGCCTGCCTCAGGTTCTGTATTGA
- the ccmA gene encoding cytochrome c biogenesis heme-transporting ATPase CcmA, which translates to MLEVSNLTAIRDERVLFENLTFSIQPGELVQIEGRNGTGKTTLLRIITGLGDKEEGEILWKGERIDKSRDEFHQDLLFLGHQTGVKRELTAFENLSFYQSVHQHSSSQEAIFQALAKVGLVGREDVPVGQLSAGQQRRVALARLWLSKQVLWILDEPLTAIDKQGVKVLEALFAHHAENDGIVILTTHQDMFADSPKLRKIKLGD; encoded by the coding sequence ATGCTGGAAGTATCAAATCTAACTGCGATTCGTGACGAACGCGTTCTTTTCGAGAACTTGACATTTTCTATCCAACCCGGAGAACTGGTGCAGATCGAGGGGCGTAACGGCACTGGCAAAACCACTTTGCTGCGCATTATCACAGGGTTAGGCGACAAAGAAGAGGGAGAGATCCTGTGGAAAGGGGAGCGAATTGACAAAAGCAGAGATGAGTTTCATCAAGATCTCTTATTTCTCGGTCACCAGACCGGAGTAAAAAGAGAGCTGACAGCATTTGAAAATCTCAGTTTTTATCAATCTGTTCACCAGCACTCTTCTTCCCAGGAGGCGATTTTTCAAGCCTTGGCTAAAGTCGGACTTGTCGGTCGAGAAGATGTACCGGTCGGCCAACTGTCTGCGGGTCAGCAGCGAAGAGTTGCACTGGCGCGGTTGTGGCTGAGCAAACAAGTTCTCTGGATTTTGGATGAACCGCTCACTGCGATAGATAAGCAAGGGGTAAAAGTTCTAGAGGCGCTTTTTGCTCATCACGCTGAGAATGACGGCATTGTTATTTTGACGACACATCAGGACATGTTTGCTGATAGTCCGAAACTCAGAAAAATTAAGTTGGGTGACTAA
- the fliR gene encoding flagellar biosynthetic protein FliR: protein MEYPTTIILDWIANYFWPFARISSMLMVMTVTGARFVSPRIRLYLSLAVTFAVMPALPAVPQEIELLSFQGYLTVFEQIVIGVAMGMVTQFLIQTFVMLGQILGMQSSLGFASMVDPANGQNTPLLGQLFMFLATMFFLATDGHLKMLQLVVFSFKTLPVGLGSLNAVDFRELALWLGIMFKVALSMSLSGIIALLTINLSFGVMTRAAPQLNIFSLGFAFALLVGLLLCWYILAGLYSHYELYWIEGEEQICRFIRLNC, encoded by the coding sequence ATGGAGTACCCAACCACTATCATCCTTGACTGGATAGCCAACTACTTCTGGCCTTTTGCTCGAATCTCCTCCATGTTGATGGTGATGACCGTTACTGGGGCGCGTTTTGTTTCGCCACGTATCCGCCTTTACCTCAGTCTGGCGGTGACGTTTGCGGTAATGCCAGCGCTCCCAGCCGTACCCCAAGAGATCGAACTGCTCTCTTTTCAAGGCTATCTGACGGTGTTTGAACAAATCGTGATTGGCGTGGCGATGGGAATGGTGACGCAGTTTTTGATTCAAACCTTTGTTATGCTTGGCCAAATTTTGGGTATGCAATCAAGCCTTGGTTTTGCTTCAATGGTTGACCCGGCCAACGGGCAAAACACCCCTTTGCTTGGTCAACTGTTTATGTTTTTGGCGACCATGTTTTTCCTCGCCACCGACGGGCACTTGAAAATGCTGCAACTGGTGGTGTTCAGTTTTAAAACCTTGCCAGTGGGTCTCGGCTCGCTCAATGCCGTCGACTTTCGTGAACTCGCGCTCTGGCTTGGCATCATGTTTAAAGTCGCGCTCAGTATGTCGCTCTCTGGCATTATTGCCTTGCTGACGATTAACCTCTCGTTTGGGGTGATGACACGTGCTGCGCCACAGTTAAACATTTTCTCGCTCGGCTTTGCTTTCGCGTTGCTCGTGGGTTTATTACTCTGTTGGTATATTCTTGCTGGCCTTTACAGCCACTATGAACTGTACTGGATAGAAGGTGAAGAACAGATTTGCCGCTTTATTCGGCTAAACTGCTAG
- a CDS encoding protein phosphatase CheZ has translation MISLEQAKSLVELLESGEQAQADALVASIYEDKGNLMLQEIGVLTRDLHDSLKHFAFDQRMTEIAQDEIPDARDRLQYVIDKTEVAANKTMDAVEHCLPMADNLHHCLLQVRPQWNELMRGRIELSEFKALCHRIDELLVQVEGDSTELRNQLTEILMAQDFQDLTGQIIRRVINLVNEVEGRLVEILTVFAANKPLKENVLDTTPSANKEKSGSAPEGPILHPELREDAVASQDEVDDLLSSLGF, from the coding sequence ATGATCTCATTAGAGCAAGCAAAGTCTCTAGTTGAATTGCTGGAAAGTGGTGAACAGGCACAGGCAGATGCTTTGGTCGCTTCAATTTACGAGGATAAGGGAAACCTTATGCTGCAGGAAATTGGTGTTTTGACCCGAGATCTCCACGATTCACTGAAACACTTCGCGTTTGATCAGCGAATGACGGAAATCGCTCAAGATGAAATCCCGGATGCGAGGGATCGCCTTCAATACGTCATTGATAAAACCGAAGTTGCCGCCAATAAAACCATGGATGCTGTCGAGCATTGTCTACCGATGGCGGATAACTTGCACCATTGCTTGTTGCAGGTTAGGCCGCAGTGGAACGAGTTAATGCGTGGCCGCATCGAACTGAGTGAGTTCAAGGCCCTTTGTCATCGTATTGACGAGTTATTGGTTCAGGTTGAAGGGGACAGCACTGAGCTGAGAAATCAATTAACAGAAATATTAATGGCTCAGGATTTTCAGGATCTTACAGGACAGATAATCCGTAGAGTCATAAATTTGGTCAATGAAGTGGAAGGGCGACTAGTCGAAATACTAACCGTCTTTGCTGCAAACAAACCATTAAAAGAAAATGTTTTAGACACCACCCCAAGTGCCAACAAAGAAAAAAGTGGAAGCGCGCCCGAAGGGCCGATTTTGCACCCAGAACTTCGTGAGGATGCAGTTGCGTCGCAAGATGAAGTCGATGATTTGTTATCCAGTCTCGGATTTTAA